A DNA window from Anastrepha ludens isolate Willacy chromosome 6, idAnaLude1.1, whole genome shotgun sequence contains the following coding sequences:
- the LOC128866995 gene encoding cytochrome P450 6a22-like, with the protein MSVFLAMLILSITLLVVFLKFRHGYWRRRHIPHNEPTFPMGDFQEWRKTKSFMEIFVPIYRKFKGTAPFAGFFIVFRPVALILDIELVKNILIKDFNNFRDRGLFYNEKNDPLTGHLFALDGAKWGNLRQKLSPTFTSGKMKYMYPTIIKVAEEFLKVVEEKQATATDGVVEMYDLLSRFTADVIGTCAFGIECNSLRNPKADFVVMGQRAIVENRHVKFIDTLIDAAPKLARALGMRKLPQEVHDFYMGIVHDTVAYREKNQVARNDLMQLLMELKSKGPKDGGLTMNEIAAQAFIFLFAGYETSSSTMGFALYELAKQPDIQDRLRTEINEVLERHNNAFTYEAMQDMHYLDQVFSETLRKYPILPHLTRQAQADYKTNDPRYTIEKGTMVLIPVYAIHYDPEYYPDPEKFDPERFSDAEIKKRPACTWLPFGDGPRNCIGLRFGKMQGFIGLTYLLKNFKFTVCKETDEKLHYMKEKILLHSLNGVKLRVDRLNQRPMMLI; encoded by the exons atgagtgtgTTCCTCGCTATGCTAATCCTCAGCATTACACTGCTGGTAGTTTTCCTCAAGTTTCGTCATGGCTACTGGCGTCGTCGTCATATACCGCATAATGAGCCAACCTTTCCAATGGGTGATTTCCAAGAATGGCGCAAAACAAAATCGTTTATGGAAATTTTTGTGCCAATCTATCGGAAATTCAAGGGCACTGCTCCCTTTGCCGGCTTCTTCATAGTATTCAGGCCAGTCGCTCTTATATTGGATATTGAATTGGTGAAAAATATACTCATCAAAGACTTTAATAACTTTCGCGATCGCGGACTCTTTTACAATGAGAAGAATGATCCGCTGACGGGCCATCTTTTCGCCTTGGACGGCGCAAAATGGGGCAATTTGCGTCAAAAACTCTCACCGACTTTCACCTCtggtaagatgaaatatatgtaTCCCACCATCATCAAAGTGGCAGAAGAATTTCTCAAGGTTGTGGAAGAAAAGCAAGCAACAGCTACTGATGGCGTAGTAGAAATGTATGATTTGCTGTCACGTTTCACTGCCGACGTGATTGGCACATGTGCTTTTGGCATCGAGTGCAATAGTCTGCGCAATCCGAAAGCCGATTTCGTGGTAATGGGTCAAAGGGCGATCGTCGAAAATCGGCACGTAAAATTCATAGACACCTTAATAGACGCTGCCCCCAAGCTGGCACGTGCGCTAGGCATGCGTAAGTTGCCACAGGAAGTGCATGACTTCTATATGGGCATAGTGCATGATACCGTCGCATACAGAGAAAAAAATCAAGTGGCACGTAATGACTTAATGCAACTTCTAATGGAACTGAAAAGTAAAGGCCCAAAGGATGGTGGACTAACAATGAACGAGATTGCCGCACAAGCTTTTATTTTCCTCTTCGCGGGCTATGAGACCAGCTCGTCTACTATGGGTTTCGCACTCTATGAATTGGCCAAGCAGCCAGACATACAGGACAGATTGCGCACAGAGATCAATGAGGTGCTTGAGCGGCACAACAACGCCTTCACCTATGAAGCAATGCAGGATATGCACTATCTGGATCAGGTATTCTCGG AGACTTTGCGGAAGTATCCAATATTGCCACATCTGACACGCCAGGCTCAAGCCGATTATAAAACTAACGATccacgctacacaatcgaaaagGGCACAATGGTCCTCATACCTGTTTACGCTATACACTATGATCCTGAGTACTATCCCGATCCAGAGAAATTCGATCCTGAACGTTTTTCTGATGCGGAAATAAAGAAACGTCCAGCCTGTACCTGGCTGCCGTTCGGCGATGGACCACGAAATTGCATTGGTTTACGTTTTGGCAAAATGCAGGGATTCATTGGGCTCACCTATTTACTGAAGAACTTCAAGTTTACAGTTTGTAAAGAAACTGACGAAAAGTTGCACTATATGAAGGAGAAAATTCTTCTGCACTCATTGAATGGCGTAAAATTACGTGTCGATCGTTTAAACCAACGGCCTATGAtgcttatttaa
- the LOC128867284 gene encoding uncharacterized protein LOC128867284 produces MFNSFDLLTQAGVTIDLMENSINYGNTSEILNHHPCDNVNFTRVDDIVVPNSVKGEFKKMILKRISAFATSNEALPYNTSVVARIRTVDNKEVYSKPYPYPVGVSDFVNNEVAQLLKDGIIRPSRSAYNSPVWVVDKKGIDSNGNKNKRLVIDFRKLNEKTIADRYPMPTMPPPKKSPAAKKTDNNVVLQAIKSCIIDENAIRKSAREHGINDRTLSRYVQKTKDNFEDISKVKDEDLLEFIRVVGTRTPSNMVFSPAQEKDLVGYILKCVTHYYGLSINELKELAYQFARKLSLRYPPEWDNDCKAHRKWYILFMQRHSELTLRTPEQTSMNRVKAFCKPNVDKFFANLSRLIDVHNFDNFSIYNMDESGFSTVPTKIGKVIAMKGVRRVGKLESAERGTMVTMALTVGANGDSVPPFFLFPRKNMQSTFLDNVSPGTAGFANDSGWMCQPEFVLYIRHFIMFLKPSKDHPVLLLMDNHVSHMSVEALDIAAANGVHILSFPPHCSHRLQPLDVSVFGPVKTYYKSQCSAWQKNNANKVLEIRHIAGLVCATLDLALTPKIIKAGFAATGIAPFNPDIFTDADFVQAVAQNEEQVAFDAGITEDDQRRIVLDNTMDIGRGEEVLTSEHSTSRSRSLMSLVTSSSSILDEIGPLQAAAPKKPSNRGRKPMQSAELTSPENRALLKEKAAAKAAKGAKKPTPQKPTPKKATTKRATPDNTKRATPSRAAKRVKPTSPPSDEETDFCIICLKLLPLKLTAANSINCNVCKRPVHLKCANMQASYFTCKHCESDVDDD; encoded by the exons atgttcaata GCTTCGATCTGCTCACGCAGGCGGGGGTAACTATTGACCTGATGGAAAACAGCATAAACTACGGTAATACTTCGGAAATACTCAATCACCATCCGTGCGATAACGTGAACTTTACACGTGTCGATGATATCGTAGTCCCAAATTCCGTAAAAGGCGAATTCAAGAAAATGATACTGAAGAGAATTAGTGCATTCGCGACCTCTAACGAGGCACTGCCTTACAATACTTCAGTCGTCGCCAGGATCCGGACTGTAGACAATAAGGAGGTATATTCAAAGCCCTATCCATACCCAGTAGGCGTGTCAGATTTTGTAAACAACGAAGTCGCACAGCTGTTGAAAGATGGCATCATAAGGCCATCAAGATCTGCGTATAATAGCCCAGTCTGGGTTGTTGATAAGAAAGGAATAGATTCCAACGGAAATAAGAATAAACGGCTGGTCATTGACTTTAGAAAACTAAATGAGAAGACCATCGCCGACCGATATCCGATGCCGA ccATGCCTCCTCCAAAGAAATCTCCCGCGGCTAAGAAAACCGATAATAATGTGGTACTGCAAGCCATCAAATCTTGCATTATCGATGAAAATGCAATCCGTAAAAGTGCGAGAGAGCATGGTATAAACGACAGGACCTTATCGCGATACGTACAGAAAACGAAAGATAATTTTGAAGATATTTCGAAAGTGAAAGATGAGGATTTGTTGGAATTCATTCGTGTTGTTGGTACAAGAACTCCATCAAACATGGTTTTCTCTCCAGCTCAAGAAAAAGATCTCGTTGGATACATCCTGAAGTGTGTCACTCACTACTATGGTTTGAGCATCAATGAATTGAAAGAGCTGGCGTACCAGTTTGCAAGGAAGCTGTCTCTTAGGTACCCACCTGAATGGGATAACGATTGTAAAGCGCATCGTAAGTGGTACATACTCTTCATGCAACGGCATAGCGAACTGACGCTCAGAACACCGGAGCAAACATCCATGAACCGAGTCAAAGCTTTCTGCAAACCTAATGTAGACAAGTTTTTCGCAAATTTGTCTCGGTTAATCGATGTACACAACTTTGACAATTTTTCCATCTATAATATGGATGAAAGTGGGTTTTCCACTGTGccaacaaaaattggaaaagtcaTCGCTATGAAAGGTGTGCGGCGTGTGGGAAAACTAGAATCTGCCGAGCGAGGAACCATGGTGACAATGGCTCTCACTGTTGGTGCGAATGGCGATTCAGTCCCGCCGTTCTTTTTATTTCCAAGAAAGAACATGCAATCAACTTTTTTGGACAATGTTTCTCCTGGTACTGCTGGATTTGCGAATGATTCTGGCTGGATGTGCCAGCCAGAGTTTGTCCTATACATTCGTCATTTCATCATGTTCCTGAAACCATCAAAGGATCATCCGGTGCTGCTGTTGATGGACAACCACGTTTCGCACATGTCGGTGGAAGCTCTCGACATTGCAGCTGCAAACGGTGTCCATATCTTGTCTTTCCCGCCTCACTGCAGCCACCGTCTACAGCCACTGGATGTGTCCGTATTTGGCCCAGTGAAGACTTACTATAAGTCACAATGTTCCGCTTGGCAAAAGAACAATGCAAATAag GTTTTGGAAATTCGACACATTGCTGGGCTTGTGTGCGCTACATTGGATTTGGCTTTAACGCCAAAAATAATTAAGGCGGGCTTTGCTGCAACGGGCATTGCTCCATTCAATCCCGACATCTTCACAGACGCCGATTTTGTTCAAGCTGTTGCACAAAATGAGGAACAAGTTGCTTTTGATGCTGGAATCACCGAAGATGACCAGCGACGCATCGTTTTGGACAATACTATGGATATAGGACGCGGAGAAGAGGTGCTAACATCCGAACACTCTACCTCACGATCCCGATCTCTAATGTCATTGGTGACCAGCAGTTCATCGATTTTGGATGAGATTGGTCCTCTTCAGGCTGCTGCTCCAAAAAAGCCTTCGAATCGTGGACGAAAGCCAATGCAAAGTGCTGAACTGACCTCTCCTGAAAATCGTGCTCTTTTGAAGGAAAAGGCAGCAGCAAAAGCAGCCAAAGGGGCGAAGAAGCCAACACCGCAAAAGCCAACACCGAAGAAGGCAACAACGAAGCGAGCAACACCGGACAACACCAAGCGAGCAACACCATCACGAGCGGCCAAGCGCGTCAAACCAACATCACCACCATCTGATGAAGAAACAGATTTTTGCATCATTTGCTTAAAGCTGTTGCCGCTGAAATTGACCGCTGCCAACTCGATCAATTGCAACGTATGCAAGCGTCCAGTTCATTTGAAGTGCGCCAACATGCAGGCAAGttatttcacttgcaaacactgcgaaagtgacgtggacgacgactag